A genomic window from Yarrowia lipolytica chromosome 1D, complete sequence includes:
- a CDS encoding uncharacterized protein (Compare to YALI0D06017g, similar to uniprot|P40350 Saccharomyces cerevisiae YPL227c ALG5 Dolichyl-phosphate beta-glucosyltransferase, similar to Saccharomyces cerevisiae ALG5 (YPL227C); ancestral locus Anc_6.253), protein MFYVVAALVALILAVYAAVFAFSHKPRPVHKHEQFFETTVADGSVSPKQPLVALEKQAHGRKDTDADDDDDYVFISVVVPCYNETKRLGVMLEDAVPVLDALKQPYEVIIVDDGSRDKTPEFALEWASQHMKPGSLRVTRLAKNRGKGGAVAHGMRFSRGKYVLFADADGASDFKDMPRLLEAVKVNDGVAIGSRAHMVGTDAVVKRSFIRNFLMRGLHLLVWTFGVRTIRDTQCGFKLFSRRATENIFPYMHTEGWIFDVEVLMLAQRKGLAIAEIPISWHEVEGSKIDLAADSIKMAIDLVVTRVAYIIGVYGDREVNFKVE, encoded by the coding sequence ATGTTCTACGTGGTGGCTGCGCTCGTGGCGCTCATTCTCGCGGTGTACGCCGCCGTGTTTGCCTTTTCGCACAAGCCTCGACCGGTGCACAAACACGAGCAGTTCTTTGAAACCACCGTGGCCGACGGATCGGTGTCGCCCAAACAGCCGCttgtggctctggagaagcaggcACACGGACGCAAAGACACCGacgccgacgacgacgacgactacGTGTTCATTTCGGTGGTAGTGCCCTGCTACAACGAAACGAAGCGACTGGGAGTCATGCTGGAAGACGCGGTGCCAGTGCTGGACGCTCTCAAGCAGCCCTACGAGGTGATCATCGTCGACGACGGCTCGCGCGACAAGACCCCCGAGTTTGCGCTCGAGTGGGCATCTCAACACATGAAACCCGGCTCTTTGAGGGTCACCCGACTGGCCAAAAACCGAGGTAAGGGAGGAGCGGTGGCCCACGGAATGCGCTTCTCGCGAGGCAAGTACGTGCTCTTTGCCGACGCCGACGGAGCCTCGGACTTCAAGGACATGCCGCGACTTCTAGAGGCTGTCAAGGTCAACGACGGAGTGGCTATCGGCTCCAGAGCACACATGGTCGGCACGGATGCCGTGGTCAAGCGGTCCTTCATCCGCAACTTTCTCATGAGAGGCCTGCATCTGCTGGTGTGGACATTTGGAGTGCGGACCATCAGAGACACTCAGTGCGGCTTCAAGCTCTTTTCTCGACGAGCCACCGAAAACATCTTCCCTTACATGCACACCGAGGGCTGGATTTTCGACGTCGAGGTGCTCATGCTGGCCCAGAGAAAAGGTCTGGCCATTGCCGAGATTCCCATTTCGTGGCACGAGGTGGAGGGCTCGAAAATCGATCTCGCTGCTGACAGTATCAAGATGGCCATCGATTTGGTGGTCACTCGAGTGGCCTATATCATTGGTGTTTATGGAGATCGAGAAGTGAATTTCAAGGTGGAGTGA